One Amblyomma americanum isolate KBUSLIRL-KWMA chromosome 8, ASM5285725v1, whole genome shotgun sequence DNA window includes the following coding sequences:
- the LOC144102334 gene encoding cysteine-rich DPF motif domain-containing protein 1 — protein MQTEENYFVCSVCGMREKYHIECDSIKRFGLRFLEKVYFVRDGSGEDLGGFAVGSHCSVCRRAVCHSSECSVFYARRFCKACFLQSSLQFPPQLRQAFTK, from the coding sequence aTGCAGACGGAAGAAAACTACTTCGTGTGCAGCGTGTGTGGTATGCGCGAGAAGTATCACATCGAGTGCGACAGCATCAAGCGCTTCGGTCTGCGGTTCCTCGAGAAAGTCTACTTCGTCAGGGACGGCTCCGGCGAGGATCTGGGCGGCTTCGCCGTGGGCTCGCACTGTTCGGTGTGCCGGCGCGCCGTTTGCCACTCGAGCGAGTGCAGCGTGTTCTACGCCAGGCGTTTCTGCAAGGCTTGCTTCCTTCAGTCGAGCCTGCAGTTTCCGCCGCAGCTGAGGCAGGCGTTCACGAAGTAG